In the Hordeum vulgare subsp. vulgare chromosome 7H, MorexV3_pseudomolecules_assembly, whole genome shotgun sequence genome, one interval contains:
- the LOC123411118 gene encoding SNAP25 homologous protein SNAP33-like: MSATRPSFFPSNNNRNKPATRNPFDSDSDDDGGMARRGPARASSVPTPAAGPARASSAPIPADEADQRGALFGAGPAPSGFASSSSAAARGRYRNDFRDSGGVEAQSVQELEGYAAYKAEETTRRVDGCLRVAEEMRDTASKTLLQVHQQGQQIRRTHAMAVDIDQDLSRGEKLLGDLGGLFSKKWKPKKNGAIRGPMLTRDDSFIRKGSHMEQRHKLGLSDRPHRSNARQFLSEPTSGLEKVEVEKAKQDDGLSDLSDILTELKGMAIDMGTEIEGQTKDLGHAEKDFDELNYRVKGANARTRRLLGR, encoded by the exons ATGAGCGCCACCAGgccctccttcttcccctccaacaacaacaggaacaagccCGCCACCCGGAACCCCTTCGACTCCGACTCGGACGACGACGGCGGCATGGCCCGGCGCGGCCCGGCGCGGGCCTCGTCCGTCCCGACCCCCgccgcggggccggccagggcctCCTCGGCCCCGATCCCCGCCGACGAGGCGGACCAGCGGGGCGCCCTGTTCGGCGCGGGCCCCGCGCCGTCCGGCTtcgcgtcctcctcctccgcggccgcCAGGGGCCGGTACAGGAACGACTTCCGCGACTCGGGCGGCGTGGAGGCGCAGTCCGTGCAGGAGCTCGAGGGCTACGCGGCCTACAAGGCCGAGGAGACCACGCGCCGGGTCGACGGCTGCCTCCGGGTCGCCGAGGAGATGCGGGACACCGCGTCAAAGACCCTGCTCCAGGTGCACCAGCAGGGCCAGCAGATCAGGCGCACCCACGCCATGGCCGTCGACATCGACCAGGATCTCTCCAGG GGGGAAAAGCTACTAGGTGatcttggtggtttgttttccaaGAAGTGGAAGCCAAAGAAGAACGGCGCAATCAGGGGCCCTATGCTGACCAGAG ACGATTCCTTCATACGCAAGGGCAGCCATATGGAGCAGAGGCATAAACTGGGGCTGTCAGATCGTCCGCATCGATCCAATGCACGCCAGTTCCTATCTGAACCCACATCAGGCCTTGAGAAAGTCGAG GTGGAGAAGGCAAAGCAGGATGATGGCCTGTCTGACCTTAGCGACATACTGACAGAGTTGAAAGGAATGGCCATTGACATGGGAACTGAGATTGAGGG GCAAACAAAGGATCTTGGTCATGCGGAGAAGGACTTTGACGAACTTAACTACAGGGTCAAGGGGGCAAACGCTCGAACACGTCGCCTGCTTGGCAGATAG
- the LOC123411729 gene encoding probable glutathione S-transferase GSTU6 encodes MAAGAGGDDLKLLGMWASPAVLRVRLALSIKGVTYEYVEEDFANKSELLLRSNPVHNMVPVLIHAGKPVCESQLIIQYLDEAFAGDGRPALLPADPYQRAVARFWAAFIDDTLLKAMYKASWSKTEEEKAEGRKQVAAALKTLDGALGEVAGGKPFFGGDGPGYVDTVLGGLLAWVRSMDVIMGVKTFDPVTMPLLAAWADRFGALDAVEAVMPDVNKIVEFSLAMS; translated from the exons ATGGCGGCCGGAGCAGGGGGggacgacctgaagctgctgggcATGTGGGCGAGCCCGGCCGTCCTGCGAGTGCGCCTGGCTCTCAGCATCAAGGGCGTCACCTACGAGTACGTGGAGGAGGACTTCGCAAACAAGAGCGAGCTGCTCCTCCGCTCGAACCCCGTCCACAACATGGTGCCGGTGCTGATCCACGCCGGCAAGCCCGTCTGCGAGTCGCAGCTCATCATACAGTACCTCGACGAGGCTTTCGCCGGCGACGGCCGCCCCGCCCTCCTCCCGGCCGACCCTTACCAGCGCGCCGTCGCAAGGTTCTGGGCCGCCTTCATCGACGACACG CTACTGAAAGCCATGTACAAGGCGTCGTGGAGcaagacggaggaggagaaggcggaggGGAGGAAGCAGGTGGCCGCCGCCTTGAAGACCCTGGACGGAGCCCTGGGCGAGGTCGCCGGAGGGAAGCCGTTCTTTGGAGGCGACGGCCCCGGGTATGTGGACACGGTGCTCGGCGGCCTCCTCGCGTGGGTGCGCTCCATGGACGTGATCATGGGCGTCAAGACCTTCGATCCCGTGACGATGCCGCTCCTGGCCGCGTGGGCGGACCGCTTCGGCGCGCTGGACGCGGTGGAGGCCGTCATGCCGGACGTGAACAAGATCGTGGAGTTCTCCTTGGCGATGTCGTAG